In Helianthus annuus cultivar XRQ/B chromosome 8, HanXRQr2.0-SUNRISE, whole genome shotgun sequence, a single genomic region encodes these proteins:
- the LOC110941490 gene encoding pectinesterase inhibitor 10, with product MEGLGMIIFQTRNIVLIILLVISSNNLISALNKTNVEFIKASCGMTTYPTLCFNSLSTRAGAIQRSPKLLAQTALSVTLHMTRTTSSSMVKLSQVHGMMPREVAAMKDCIELLNDSVYNLKQSLEEMSRPGSKDSELVMSDIQTWVSSALTDEDTCTEGFKDDLKMKRVVRGKIVNVAHLTSNALALVNSYASLRG from the coding sequence atGGAAGGCTTGGGTATGATCATATTTCAAACCCGTAACATTGTCTTGATAATCCTTCTTGTCATTTCCTCCAACAATTTAATCTCTGCACTCAACAAAACAAATGTCGAATTCATAAAAGCATCATGTGGTATGACAACTTACCCAACGCTCTGCTTTAACTCACTCTCAACACGAGCAGGTGCAATCCAGAGAAGCCCAAAGCTACTAGCCCAAACAGCTCTATCTGTGACCCTTCACATGACCCGCACCACCTCTTCGTCAATGGTTAAATTGTCACAAGTGCATGGCATGATGCCTAGAGAGGTCGCTGCCATGAAAGACTGCATTGAGTTGCTGAATGACTCGGTGTACAACTTGAAACAATCGCTTGAGGAGATGAGTCGACCAGGTTCCAAAGATTCAGAGCTAGTGATGAGCGACATTCAGACATGGGTCAGTTCAGCACTGACGGATGAAGACACGTGCACTGAAGGGTTTAAGGATGACCTGAAAATGAAACGTGTTGTGAGAGGAAAGATTGTGAATGTTGCACACTTAACCAGTAACGCTTTGGCTTTGGTCAACAGTTATGCTTCTTTACGCGGGTAG